The Raphanus sativus cultivar WK10039 chromosome 6, ASM80110v3, whole genome shotgun sequence sequence GTACTACTGATAGCATAGCTGCATTTCTTGCAGCACGCGCAACTGAACCTGGGAAAGCAGTAAGAACTCTGCAATGCTTTCTGAATGTTATTTATTGCTCAGCTAAATAACTCCGTGCCACATTTTgatgtttgtctttttataaTTGCTTCCCAAAGGTAACTTCATTGGGCTCGACCTTAGCCATCAAACTTCTTAGCACCAAAAGGGTGGATGATGCGAGGTATGGAGTCTACAGCCATCGCCTGGATGACAAATGGTTAGTAGGAGGAGCGTCCAACACTGGTGGAGCTATTCTCAGACAGCTCTTCAGTGACGAACAGTTAGAGAGACTGAGCCAAGAAATCAATCCTACGGTTGCATCTCCTCTAGATTACTATCCTCTGAAAGGCAGCGGCGAAAGATTTCCCATAGCTGACCCTAACTTGGCTCCCAGGTTTGTCTGCCTTTCTCAACTTCTCATATTAtaatctttaaaaattaaactccCCTCAAACCAAGTAAAAACATTGTTCTTTATCTGCGTAGATTACCTTAAAGTGCATGGTTAAATATGTTGCAGATTACTTCCACGCCCAAATAGCGATGTTGAATACTTGCATGGTATCTTGGAATCAATTGCACGTATTGAGGTACAAATCATTTCCCACATGACTAACCATTCTAGTTTTCTTCAAACTTATATCACTCCGAACAAAATGGTTACTGTGCATATTCATTTTAGTCTTCCAGCACCACAAGTTGTCAGTTTTATTCAAGTAGCTTGGCTTTTATGCATTACACAGGGGAAAGGGTACAAGTTGTTGAAAGAGATGGGAGCAACGGAGGCGGAAGAAGTGTTGACAGCAGGGGGTGGAGCCAAGAACGACAAGTGGATAAAGATAAGGGAGCGAGTTCTTGGTTTGCCTGTGAGCAAAGCCGTCCACACGGAAGCTTCCTATGGAGCTTCTCTTCTTGCGTTGAAGGGTGCAAAACAGAAGTAGATGGGGGGTTTTTGTGACACAGAACTCATCTTCAAGACTAAAGGATATGTTTCTTCTGCTCTTGTGAGAACAGATTGCTTGCTTGTGAATAAAACACATTTTCAAGAGAATATAAATTGGAAAATAGGCCCCTAATCTATACTGTTTTAACAAATCAAGACCCTAATTCTTTAAAGAAAATTACCACAAAAAAAGGACTTAGTGCATAACCACTCTTGCGTTCAATACAGTGTACATTGTTATGCAAACAAACTTTTACTGTATTTTTGGTCAGAATGCACGCCATTTAAAAGGTAACTAACGGGGATTTTACAACAATGAGTGTACCTTTTGCGTGCAgactaaactaaaaaaattaaggggtgttccgagaatcgaactcgggacctctcgcacccgaagcgagaatcataccactagaccaaacaCCCTGATCGATTATTTTCAtccaaatataatattagaaaGCAAACCAGGCATGGCTGCAGCCAGCAGCAAAATCATAATTGATAGCAAAGAGGAAGCAGTTGAGTAGTAACAGATTTGATTGTATCATCTTTTACATACAGGGGGATCCGATTCTAAAGATTGAATGCATGACCATTTTTGTATGACagatttttccttttctttttcttttcttcaagaaTACAAATATCAAATAGAGTTTTATTGATCTACAACAGAATTAATGGAAGCTGTTTTCTATTCCCTTATACTTTTTTCTTGAGAGATACATGGTGGACTTTCTAAGCTAAGCAGCTTTCACTTTCTCTGCATATCTGCTTGTATCTTCCGAGTAAAGCACACCGTCCCGCGATAAAAGACGCATGAGGGCTAGTGAAAACCGAGCCTGCAACAAATCATCTTAAGATTTAAGAAGAGCTCTAaaagagtgtgtgtgtgtgtggtatGAGTTATATGGCTTATTATATTAAAGGTGTAGCATAGTTTACCCATTGGAAGCCCACGAGAGCGTACCAGCAGCCTCTCAACCCAAATCCTCCATTGCTCAGAAGCTTTTAATCAAATTGTAAACAGTCGATGCAAAGACAAGAGAGagttacacatatatattttggaattcAGGAGAGTGAAGCAAAGAGTGAGTGAGTGAGTACCATAACTACAAGCCCAGCAACGGCAAAGCATCCAGTCATTGACAAGCTGATATATCTGAGGTCTCTTCCAGCcttcattttacaaaaaaagtttttagaAGGAATATTTGAACTAGACTGAGACACAAAAGGCCTCCAAACTTACCAACAAGGTGCCTTCAAGACTGTGAGTACTCGGAGTGACGAATAAAGCAAGAAAATATGGTATTATGACCGTGTGCATCTGTCACCATATGTCAGcgaaaaaaaaagtgtttcagGATGCCAGGTACATATGAGACAAACTGTAACAAAGAagggaaaggaaaaaaaaagaagtaatacCTGGAAGGTGACAAGCTTGTCATGTGTAAAGATGCTAGGGAACAGCCATGGAATTGCTGTGCCAATGGTTCCCACTACTATTCCTAGTGTAGCGCCGATGATAACCAGTGATTTCAGAAGCATTCTGGCCTACAGACAACAGAGTTGCTTTAGGCAACAGTACAAAACAGAGTGGTTTCATCTGAGAAAATCGAACAACGGGGCTTGCTTACTTTAGGCAAATTGCGATTGATTCCGAATAACAACTCAGGCATAAAGGACTGTGCAGTTTGAGAGAGAGGCTCTCCCCAAACCGTACACATGGTATACGTCTGAAGCATAACCTATGAGATCAAAAAGACTCAAATCAGGAGACAGGGTTAGTGGTGAAAATGTACACAAAAGGACATATCACCTGATGAGCAGCTATGACGCTTGTGCCCATTGATGCAGCAAAGTACACAAGGAGCGTATAGAACAAAACCTAAcgggaagaaaaagaaaaaacagacaTATCAGATATGATGAGAGATGATCCTTGTTGCAACTGAGTATCTGAAGTATAGTAACCTTTGACATCATAGTTATAAATACTGGGGCAGCGAGACCAAATATCATCAAGAGTTCGCTTGGAGAAGGAACAGAGATCGAGAACGCGCTGTATCCTTTCTTGTTCAATGCGTCCATCATCATATAAGCTGCAACAACCTAATATATCTGGAATTAACATCATACTGCTAAATTTACATGGTATCGAATCTTTTCAGCTTACTTGTGAGACCATAGTTGCCCAGGCTGCACCAGCAATACCGTATCCAAGAAAGGTGCACAAGACAACATCACCAACGCCATTTATTGCACTAGCAACTGCTAATGCCTTTAAAGGTCCCCATGAGTCTTTCATACCAAGactgagacaaaaaaaaataaaaataaaagaatgttAGACCATAACAACAGTGAGATACAGTACTTGGGGGTATAAAGGGACCTTGCACTTTGAGCAACCCATCCAATGAGAACAGCTGGCCATGCTAAACCACGAATCTGAGGATGAAAAAGTGCAATTTTCAGATTTATCTATACACAAGACAGAAAAAGGGTTGATCAAGATAAAAGAGTATGAACCTGAACATAAGTATTAGCAGCAGGGACAATCTCAGCATTCTTTGCCCCTGTAAAAGCTGAAAGAAGACTAAAAGAGTCAACAGTAGTGTTGGTTAAACTACTAGTCACAAACTTGTTAACTTGATCAGGTGAGGTGTAATATTTTTATGGGTACCAGTTAGTGCCCAGGAACCAAACAATCTTGTAAAGACCATCATCATGAGTCCACAAGACAAGCCAATGAAAAGCAAGATGGATATCTGATGTTGTACTTCATCTTTATCCTGCATAAAGAAACATTCTTGAATTTGCTCCGAGACAAGCAAAGAAAAATCCATGGTTGTGGAATAAACATTATGTGGTGAGGAATCATTTGTGATAAAACTGACCTGACGAGCGAGAGAGGTGGCAACAAGATTAGAAGTGGCAACGGAGAGGAACATGAAAGTATAACACAAATAATCACAGACGACGGTTGCAGGACCTGTTTCCATCCAATAAATGAATTGAGAAATGGAATACAGGTTAGTGCATTGAACAGAGATAAAACACAAACGGGTCCACTTTGATTTTCTAAAGGTATAACAAAAGATAAACATTTGGTAGAGAGCAATgacactgttttttttttttgcagagaaGCAAAATACCTAAAGCAGCGAGTTCGAGAGAGCTTCCTTGACCAATGACGGCGGTGTCAATGAGACTCATCAAGGGACCACAAAGCCAGAGTCCAGCAGCAGGTCCTGTAAACATGACTATCTCTTTCATCTGTCCCCATATACTCTGATTCgctatatcatcatcatcatcatctaccTTCCCTTCTTCTACTTCTACTCCAAGCTCaatcacctcctcctcctccgaaaATGACCCGTTTCCATTGACTCCATCATCAACAACAAGCTCCTGATTCGGACTCGAGCAGTTTCTTAAACACCTCCTCAAATCCAGAGACTTTGATGAGCTCCTGAAACTCGGGAGTGTCGGCTGCTTCCATGGCGGTAAAGCGACTGGAGATCGGAATGGTGGTCTCTTGGGGTTAGAAGAAATGGAGGAAACTGTGAAAGTTAGGGTTTTGCATTGAATCTGCATACTTTTCTTCTTCCTGCTGatcaaaaaaaatcagaaggaaggaaggaaggaaggtaTGCAGATTAAAAAAGAACAATGGACTGGCGGCTTGAAAGGCTTCTCAGGCGACTAAACTGATTAAAAACAACAACGCACCAACTCTTTCACTTTTTGATTTGTAAGCATTGGTCTAACGTTTGTACTATGAACCGGTTAACGGAATTAGATCTAAACCAATtgtctgattttttatttttattttttaatagaaaagaaGCAAAATTTGACGGCCCAAAAGCAAAGAGGACCAAAAATGATTTAGAAAGGGGAATTTTGATAAGGCAATGTGTGACTGTAAACCAGTCCAAGTGTTGTTGTTTCTTGTCGGAGACAGAGGACAAGAAGATCTTATTATGCAATCAGTCAATAATGGCCCTACTACCTTTTGTATTTTCCTCACCATTTGCAGGCAAATGTTTATTTCGTGTTCGTATTCTTCCTTAACGAATCGATCGACGAGATTTAGACTTATGGGCCTTTATAGTTGAGAGcccatataaataaattttcttaactTCTGCATATTTTCGGAAACCCTTTTCCAGGCCCGAGGGTTAACAGTCCACAAGTGAACCTGCTCCCCACTCTTTGCCACGTGGGAGTTGATATGGCAGCCTATGGATCGTTGATGTAGACTTCACGATATCTgatgaaaatctcaaaacttaaCCTCAGcctttaaaaattaataacacCCATTTGTAGTTTGTAAATAACATTATTTTTGGTTGAACTTTTTTTGTGGGAAATTTTTCGATTCCATTCCACTAAACATGTGGACCGCAGTCTCATTTAAGCTAAGAAAAATTTTCATGTTAGAGGGATTATTTTCACTGcaaatttaattagttttataaaaatttagagaaaacataaaaaaaaatatatatatatatatataaatatatattccttCCTCTTATTAgggaaaacataaaaaaaattgtgataatAATAATTCTGACTTTCTGAGACGTTTTATCAGatagaaaaaaatgttaatgTATGATTATAATTCTTGTTTTTATTGTATGTTTAACTTTTAAGAGAGTCTTTGGGGGTAATTAGCATTGAACAAAATATTATCGTCCACGTGGCAATCCTTGTCAGCCGGCTCACGAGAACCTCAATTTCCCAATCTTTGTGTCCTCTATATATTTAAGACAACTGAAACGAATGTTTTGTCAGTCTCAAGTAGTCTTAACCAAAATAAGATTATAGCAAACAAATGGCTTCAACAAGCTCAGCGTCTCTTCTCAAAGCCTCACCGGTGAAATCCGATTGGGTTAAGGGACAGAGTCTCCTCCTCCGTCAACCTTCTTACTCCGTCGCAGCTATCCGAAGCCATGCACAGCCTTCTGCTCTCACCGTTCGCGCCGCCTCTGCTTACGCCGACGAGCTCGTCAAAACAGCTGTAAATAATTAAgcatatcaaaaataatatttcgtAACATTCGTTTCGTTCAATCTATACTATAATGAGGCACTTGAATCATTCCTGAAGTGACACGTCAGCGTTTTCGTGGGGTCcactttaaaaaaatgttaaaaagtgTTAAATCCATGGTTTGAACCCAGGTTACTAAGATATAACTTCTACCATTTATACCACTGAACTAATGAATAATTTGTACATTGATGAccgaaactaatatatatttatgaaggtTG is a genomic window containing:
- the LOC108811783 gene encoding D-ribulose kinase isoform X2, whose amino-acid sequence is MDWVSSWKATLFSLLEDIPITLRPLVSSISLDGTSATTLILNRHSGEVLCQPFLYNQSCPDALPEVKSIAPANHTVCSGSSTLCKLVSWWNLKVPNRESAVLLHQADWLLWLLHGRLGVSDYNNALKVGYDPESESYPSWLISQPYSQLLPVVQAPGTSIGNLKDSIRRQFGFPDDCIVCTGTTDSIAAFLAARATEPGKAVTSLGSTLAIKLLSTKRVDDARYGVYSHRLDDKWLVGGASNTGGAILRQLFSDEQLERLSQEINPTVASPLDYYPLKGSGERFPIADPNLAPRLLPRPNSDVEYLHGILESIARIEGKGYKLLKEMGATEAEEVLTAGGGAKNDKWIKIRERVLGLPVSKAVHTEASYGASLLALKGAKQK
- the LOC108811782 gene encoding protein DETOXIFICATION 46, chloroplastic translates to MQIQCKTLTFTVSSISSNPKRPPFRSPVALPPWKQPTLPSFRSSSKSLDLRRCLRNCSSPNQELVVDDGVNGNGSFSEEEEVIELGVEVEEGKVDDDDDDIANQSIWGQMKEIVMFTGPAAGLWLCGPLMSLIDTAVIGQGSSLELAALGPATVVCDYLCYTFMFLSVATSNLVATSLARQDKDEVQHQISILLFIGLSCGLMMMVFTRLFGSWALTAFTGAKNAEIVPAANTYVQIRGLAWPAVLIGWVAQSASLGMKDSWGPLKALAVASAINGVGDVVLCTFLGYGIAGAAWATMVSQVVAAYMMMDALNKKGYSAFSISVPSPSELLMIFGLAAPVFITMMSKVLFYTLLVYFAASMGTSVIAAHQVMLQTYTMCTVWGEPLSQTAQSFMPELLFGINRNLPKARMLLKSLVIIGATLGIVVGTIGTAIPWLFPSIFTHDKLVTFQMHTVIIPYFLALFVTPSTHSLEGTLLAGRDLRYISLSMTGCFAVAGLVVMLLSNGGFGLRGCWYALVGFQWARFSLALMRLLSRDGVLYSEDTSRYAEKVKAA